One window of Flavobacterium ammonificans genomic DNA carries:
- the cmk gene encoding (d)CMP kinase, protein MTKKITIAIDGFSSTGKSTLAKQLAKHLGYIYVDTGAMYRAVAFFAMQNNLISSDSFNKVELVNQLKDIILEFKFNTDLGFAEMYLNGDNVEKAIRTIEVSGFVSKVAEVSEVRAKLVEQQQEMGKNKAIVMDGRDIGTVVFPDAELKVFMTASASTRAQRRYDELLQKGDVVTYEEVLKNVEERDYIDTHREDSPLVMASDAVEIDNSYLNREEQFQAVLDLVNNIIKED, encoded by the coding sequence TTGACTAAAAAAATAACAATAGCGATTGACGGATTTTCATCTACTGGAAAAAGTACTTTGGCAAAGCAACTGGCAAAGCACTTAGGTTATATCTATGTAGATACAGGAGCAATGTACCGAGCCGTAGCATTTTTTGCTATGCAAAATAATTTAATTTCATCTGATTCTTTTAATAAGGTGGAGTTAGTTAATCAATTAAAAGACATAATTTTAGAATTTAAATTTAATACGGATTTAGGTTTTGCAGAAATGTACTTGAATGGAGACAATGTAGAAAAAGCTATCCGTACAATTGAAGTTTCTGGTTTTGTAAGTAAAGTGGCCGAAGTATCTGAGGTTCGCGCTAAATTAGTGGAACAGCAGCAAGAAATGGGAAAAAACAAAGCGATTGTTATGGATGGTCGAGATATTGGTACGGTTGTATTTCCAGATGCTGAATTAAAAGTATTTATGACTGCAAGTGCCAGTACCCGTGCACAACGTCGCTATGATGAATTACTGCAAAAAGGTGATGTAGTGACTTACGAAGAAGTATTAAAAAACGTCGAAGAACGCGACTATATTGACACACATCGCGAGGATTCTCCATTAGTAATGGCTTCAGATGCTGTAGAAATCGATAATTCGTATTTAAATAGAGAAGAACAGTTTCAAGCTGTTTTGGATTTAGTAAACAACATAATTAAAGAAGATTAA
- a CDS encoding nucleoside permease: MSIKFRLTVMSFLQFFVWGAWLITIGTYCFNAKGWTGAEFGAIFSTLGLSSLFMPAITGIIADKWLNAEKLYGILHILYGIILIYVPKVDDPNVLYYVIFGAMICYMPTISLSNSIAYTILKNNKYDVVKVFPPIRVWGTIGFIAAMWLTNIFSSPNPPSFIHDFGLSVGNGIASLLDSPVTANQFYFAAFFAIVLGIYSFTLPQCPPQRLISKDASFTEQLGLNAFKLFSNSKMALFLLFSMFLGAALQLTNMYGDAYLNDFKNFPEYKDSIVVSSSTIIMSISQISETVFILAIPFFLKRFGIKQVMLFSMIAWVLRFGLFAYGDPAEGLWMIIVSCIVYGMAFDFFNISGSLFVETTTDSSIRSSAQGLFMMMTNGVGAFLGSYVSGLVIDNYYTQNGIKDWHNIWIAFSIYSLIIGLTFAIFFKHKHNPAELEQVEH, encoded by the coding sequence ATGAGTATAAAATTTAGATTGACGGTCATGAGCTTTTTACAGTTCTTTGTTTGGGGAGCTTGGTTGATCACAATTGGAACCTATTGTTTTAATGCTAAAGGTTGGACAGGTGCTGAGTTTGGAGCTATTTTTTCTACTCTAGGGCTTTCTTCTTTATTTATGCCTGCCATAACCGGAATTATTGCTGACAAATGGTTGAATGCCGAAAAATTATATGGGATTCTTCATATTTTGTATGGAATTATATTGATTTATGTGCCAAAAGTAGATGATCCCAATGTATTATATTATGTGATTTTCGGAGCTATGATTTGTTACATGCCGACGATTTCGTTGTCTAATTCAATAGCATATACCATACTTAAAAATAATAAATATGACGTGGTAAAAGTTTTTCCACCTATTCGTGTTTGGGGAACTATTGGTTTTATTGCTGCGATGTGGTTAACCAATATTTTTAGTTCGCCAAATCCACCAAGTTTCATTCATGATTTTGGATTGAGTGTCGGTAATGGAATCGCTAGTTTATTAGACAGTCCGGTTACGGCAAATCAATTTTATTTTGCTGCATTTTTCGCAATTGTATTAGGGATTTATTCATTCACTTTGCCCCAATGTCCACCACAACGATTGATTTCAAAAGACGCTTCTTTTACAGAGCAATTAGGATTAAATGCATTTAAATTATTTTCTAATTCAAAAATGGCTTTATTCTTATTGTTTTCTATGTTTTTAGGTGCTGCTTTGCAATTAACTAATATGTATGGTGATGCTTATCTCAATGATTTTAAAAACTTTCCAGAATACAAAGATTCAATTGTAGTTAGTTCTTCAACCATTATCATGTCAATTTCTCAAATTTCTGAAACGGTGTTTATTTTGGCAATTCCATTTTTCTTAAAACGATTTGGAATTAAACAAGTTATGTTGTTTTCAATGATTGCTTGGGTTTTGCGGTTTGGGTTGTTTGCATACGGAGATCCGGCTGAAGGACTTTGGATGATCATTGTATCTTGTATAGTATACGGAATGGCATTTGATTTTTTCAATATTTCAGGTTCATTATTTGTAGAAACTACAACTGATTCTTCAATTCGATCTTCTGCACAAGGCTTATTTATGATGATGACCAATGGTGTAGGTGCTTTTTTAGGAAGTTATGTAAGTGGTTTAGTGATTGACAATTATTATACTCAAAACGGAATTAAAGATTGGCATAACATCTGGATTGCTTTTTCTATTTATTCTTTAATTATTGGTTTAACATTTGCTATTTTCTTTAAACACAAACACAATCCAGCTGAACTAGAACAAGTAGAACATTAA
- the rpsA gene encoding 30S ribosomal protein S1 has protein sequence MSEQLKSQEEFLANFNWHNFQEGIDAVDEKNLQEFEALVSKTFIATDQEEVVEGVVVRITDRDVIVDINAKSEGVISLNEFRYNPNLKVGDKVEVLIDIREDKTGQLVLSHRKARTIKSWDRVISANETGEIVTGFVKCRTKGGMIVDVFGIEAFLPGSQIDVKPIRDYDVYVNKNMEFKVVKINHEFKNVVVSHKALIEADIEVQKKEIIGQLQKGQVLEGVVKNITSYGVFIDLGGVDGLIHITDLSWSRINHPSEVLELDQKLNVVILDFDDEKTRIQLGLKQLNAHPWDALDANLAVGDKVKGKVVVIADYGAFIEVAEGVEGLIHVSEMSWSTHLRSAQDFVKVGDIVEGVILTLDRDDRKMSLGIKQLTQDPWTDITSKYPVGSKHSGTVRNFTNFGIFVELEEGIDGLIYISDLSWTKKIKHPSEFVNVGEKLDVVVLELDVDGRKLSLGHKQTTANPWDQYEDSFAVGTIHNGAIAEIVDKGATVEFGDDIVAFIPTRHLEKEDGKKLKKGETADFKVIEFNKEFKRVVASHTAIFREEEEKNVRTVSENTSSASTNNAPAATLGDNNDVLAALKAKMEKTEKK, from the coding sequence ATGTCTGAACAATTAAAATCACAAGAAGAGTTTTTAGCAAATTTTAACTGGCATAACTTCCAAGAAGGAATTGATGCAGTAGATGAGAAAAACTTACAAGAATTCGAAGCACTAGTTTCAAAAACTTTCATCGCTACAGATCAAGAAGAAGTAGTAGAAGGTGTAGTTGTTAGAATTACAGATAGAGACGTTATCGTTGATATCAATGCAAAATCGGAAGGTGTTATTTCTTTAAACGAATTCCGTTACAATCCAAACTTAAAAGTAGGTGACAAAGTAGAAGTATTAATTGACATCCGTGAGGATAAAACAGGTCAATTAGTATTATCACATAGAAAAGCACGTACTATCAAATCTTGGGACAGAGTTATTTCTGCAAACGAAACTGGTGAAATCGTTACTGGTTTTGTTAAATGTAGAACTAAAGGTGGTATGATCGTTGACGTTTTCGGAATCGAAGCTTTCTTACCAGGTTCACAAATTGATGTGAAACCAATCCGTGATTATGATGTTTACGTTAACAAAAACATGGAATTTAAAGTAGTTAAAATTAACCACGAATTCAAAAATGTTGTTGTATCTCACAAAGCGCTTATCGAAGCGGATATTGAGGTTCAGAAAAAAGAAATCATTGGTCAATTACAAAAAGGACAAGTATTAGAAGGTGTTGTTAAAAACATTACTTCTTATGGTGTGTTTATTGACTTAGGTGGTGTTGATGGATTAATCCACATTACTGACCTTTCTTGGTCAAGAATCAATCACCCAAGTGAAGTGCTTGAATTAGATCAAAAATTAAATGTTGTAATCCTTGATTTCGATGATGAGAAAACAAGAATTCAATTAGGATTGAAACAATTAAACGCTCACCCATGGGATGCTTTAGATGCTAACTTAGCTGTTGGAGATAAAGTAAAAGGTAAAGTAGTTGTAATCGCTGATTACGGTGCATTTATCGAAGTTGCTGAAGGTGTTGAAGGTTTAATCCACGTTTCTGAAATGTCTTGGTCAACTCACTTACGTTCTGCTCAAGATTTCGTAAAAGTGGGTGATATCGTAGAAGGAGTTATCTTAACTTTAGATAGAGACGATCGTAAGATGTCTTTAGGTATCAAACAATTGACACAAGATCCATGGACTGACATTACTTCTAAATACCCAGTAGGTTCTAAACATTCTGGTACAGTTAGAAACTTTACAAATTTTGGTATTTTCGTAGAATTAGAAGAAGGAATCGACGGATTAATTTACATCTCTGATCTTTCTTGGACTAAGAAAATCAAACATCCATCTGAATTTGTAAATGTTGGTGAAAAATTAGACGTAGTAGTATTAGAATTAGATGTTGACGGACGTAAATTATCTTTAGGTCACAAACAAACTACTGCTAATCCTTGGGATCAATACGAAGATTCATTCGCTGTTGGAACTATCCACAATGGAGCGATTGCTGAAATCGTTGACAAAGGAGCTACTGTAGAATTTGGTGATGATATCGTTGCTTTCATTCCTACTCGTCACTTAGAAAAAGAAGACGGTAAGAAATTGAAAAAAGGAGAAACTGCTGATTTCAAAGTAATTGAGTTCAATAAAGAATTCAAAAGAGTAGTTGCTTCTCATACTGCTATCTTCCGTGAAGAAGAAGAAAAAAATGTGAGAACAGTTTCTGAAAATACTTCATCTGCATCAACTAACAATGCACCTGCTGCAACTTTAGGAGATAACAATGATGTATTAGCTGCTTTAAAAGCTAAAATGGAAAAAACAGAGAAAAAATAA
- the pheT gene encoding phenylalanine--tRNA ligase subunit beta — protein MKISYNWLKQFIKIDWQSEETAALLTDLGLEVEMVEKYQSVKGGLEGIVVGHVLTCIPHPDADRLKITTVDLGDGAPVQIVCGASNVAAGQKVPVATIGTILYDKEGESFTIKKGKIRGQESHGMICAEDEIGLGNSHDGIMVLDESLQPGTPAATVFKIENDQVFEIGLTPNRADAMSHLGTARDLRAGMLQSGVNVELITPSVTNFRVDKRTLKIDIDVKENKLVPRYCGLTISGITVKPSPTWLQNRLKAIGLNPKNNIVDVTNYVLHELGQPLHAFDADKINGKIIVKTLASGTKFTTLDDVERSLHEEDIMICDENGPLCIAGVFGGKESGVSESTTSIFLESAYFNPVSVRKTAKRHQLNTDASFRFERGIDPAITDYALKRAALLIQEVAGGEITSDLIDVYPKKIEDFSVFLNFNKVAKIIGQEIPKDIIKKILVSLDIKINSVTDSGLGLTIPAYRVDVQREIDVVEEILRVYGYNNIQFSNKVNATVSNSPRTEDYKIQNVVATQLNSQGFHEMMANSLTTANYVQLSEMLQEEHNVTMLNPLSSDLATMRQSLLFSGLEAISYNINRKNTDLKLFEFGKTYHNYPSGYEEIKHLTLFLTGNRNQESWTTSQRPTDFFLFKGYVNAVLERLGIQKTQIQPLTSDIFSEGIALSIGRDAVVEIGVVKKSILKSFGIKQEVFYADFNWATILKLISNKIKFSEIPKYPEVRRDLALLIDNGVTYESIYKIAKQTEKEVLKNIDLFDVYQGDNLSEGKKSYALSFILQDNSKTLTDEQIDKIMNKLQKNFETELGAVLR, from the coding sequence ATGAAAATATCATACAACTGGTTAAAACAGTTCATTAAAATAGATTGGCAATCCGAAGAAACGGCTGCATTACTTACCGATTTAGGCTTGGAGGTAGAAATGGTAGAAAAGTACCAATCTGTTAAAGGAGGTCTAGAAGGAATAGTAGTTGGACATGTTCTAACTTGTATTCCTCATCCTGATGCTGATAGACTAAAAATAACTACCGTAGATTTAGGAGATGGAGCTCCTGTTCAAATTGTATGTGGAGCATCTAATGTTGCTGCTGGACAAAAAGTACCGGTTGCCACTATTGGTACAATTTTATACGATAAAGAAGGCGAATCATTTACAATTAAGAAAGGTAAAATTCGTGGACAAGAAAGTCACGGAATGATTTGTGCTGAAGACGAAATTGGTCTTGGCAACAGTCATGACGGAATTATGGTTTTAGACGAATCCTTACAACCAGGAACGCCTGCAGCCACAGTTTTTAAAATTGAAAATGACCAAGTCTTCGAAATTGGATTAACCCCCAATCGTGCCGATGCAATGAGTCATTTAGGTACCGCTCGTGATCTACGTGCTGGAATGTTACAAAGTGGCGTTAATGTTGAGTTAATTACACCATCGGTTACCAATTTCAGAGTTGATAAACGTACCTTAAAAATTGATATTGACGTTAAAGAAAATAAATTAGTTCCGAGATATTGTGGTTTGACTATTTCAGGAATTACTGTAAAACCATCTCCTACTTGGTTACAAAATCGTTTAAAAGCAATTGGATTAAATCCGAAAAACAATATAGTAGACGTTACTAATTATGTTTTACATGAATTAGGACAACCTCTTCATGCCTTTGATGCAGATAAAATAAATGGCAAAATAATAGTAAAGACATTAGCTTCTGGAACAAAATTTACTACTCTTGACGATGTAGAAAGAAGTTTGCACGAAGAAGATATCATGATTTGTGACGAAAATGGTCCGTTATGTATTGCTGGTGTTTTTGGAGGAAAAGAATCGGGTGTGTCAGAAAGCACAACGTCTATTTTCTTAGAAAGTGCCTACTTTAATCCTGTAAGCGTTCGAAAAACCGCTAAAAGACATCAATTGAATACTGATGCTTCTTTCCGTTTTGAAAGAGGAATTGATCCCGCAATTACAGATTATGCATTGAAACGTGCTGCCTTATTAATTCAAGAAGTAGCAGGTGGAGAAATAACCTCCGACTTGATTGATGTTTATCCAAAAAAGATTGAAGATTTTAGTGTTTTTCTAAATTTTAATAAAGTAGCTAAAATTATAGGTCAAGAAATTCCTAAAGATATAATTAAAAAAATCTTAGTTTCTTTAGACATTAAAATAAACAGCGTTACTGATTCAGGTTTAGGACTAACTATTCCTGCTTACAGAGTTGACGTTCAAAGAGAAATTGATGTAGTTGAGGAAATACTTAGAGTTTACGGGTATAATAACATCCAATTTTCTAATAAAGTAAATGCTACAGTATCAAATTCTCCAAGAACAGAAGACTATAAAATACAAAATGTGGTAGCAACACAATTGAATTCGCAAGGATTTCATGAAATGATGGCCAACTCATTAACTACCGCCAATTATGTTCAACTTTCAGAAATGTTACAAGAGGAACATAATGTAACCATGTTAAATCCGCTAAGTAGTGATTTAGCAACTATGCGTCAGTCCTTATTGTTTTCTGGATTAGAAGCTATTTCATACAATATCAATAGAAAAAATACCGATTTAAAATTATTTGAATTCGGAAAAACCTACCACAACTACCCTTCTGGTTATGAAGAGATAAAGCATTTAACTCTTTTCCTTACGGGAAATAGAAATCAAGAATCATGGACTACTAGTCAAAGACCAACAGATTTCTTCTTATTCAAAGGTTATGTCAATGCTGTTTTAGAACGATTAGGCATTCAGAAAACACAAATTCAACCCTTAACTTCTGATATTTTTTCAGAAGGAATTGCTCTAAGTATAGGAAGAGATGCAGTCGTTGAAATTGGTGTTGTGAAGAAATCAATTCTAAAATCGTTTGGTATCAAACAGGAGGTTTTTTATGCCGATTTTAACTGGGCTACTATTTTAAAATTAATTTCGAATAAGATTAAATTTTCTGAAATTCCAAAGTATCCTGAAGTTAGAAGAGATTTAGCATTGCTAATTGACAATGGGGTAACTTATGAAAGTATTTATAAGATTGCCAAACAAACAGAAAAAGAGGTATTAAAAAATATTGATTTATTTGATGTGTACCAAGGTGATAATTTGTCAGAAGGGAAAAAGTCGTACGCTTTAAGTTTTATTCTTCAGGACAACTCTAAAACTTTGACTGATGAACAGATTGATAAAATCATGAACAAATTACAGAAGAATTTTGAAACTGAACTTGGTGCAGTTTTGAGATAA
- a CDS encoding proline iminopeptidase-family hydrolase yields the protein MKTFATFFLVVLLSFFVSCQKIVSENSSVYFEKSNDSIQNGGVKVIPITTSKGTFNVWTKRIGNNPKIKLLLLNGGPGATHEYFECFENFLPAEGIEIIYYDQLGCGNSDNPNDAALWDLGRYVEEVEQVRKALHLDESNFYVLGHSWGGILAMEYTLKYQHNMKGLIISNMMSSCPEYGRYADEVLAKQMDPKVLAEINKIEAAKDFANPRYMELLIPNFYEKHILRFPSKDWPEPVNRSFAKMNQSLYVTMQGPSEFGISGKLEKWDRKSDLKKITIPTLVIGAKYDTMDPNHMSAMSKLVQNGTYLFCSKGSHMAFYDDQKTYFKGLIAFLNKSN from the coding sequence ATGAAAACATTTGCTACATTTTTTTTAGTTGTACTTCTTTCGTTTTTTGTTTCTTGTCAAAAAATTGTCTCAGAAAATTCGTCTGTATATTTTGAAAAGTCAAACGATAGTATTCAAAATGGTGGTGTAAAAGTAATTCCAATCACTACTTCAAAAGGAACATTTAATGTTTGGACAAAACGTATTGGTAACAATCCGAAAATTAAATTATTGCTTCTTAATGGTGGACCTGGAGCTACACACGAATATTTTGAGTGTTTTGAAAATTTTCTGCCTGCTGAAGGAATTGAAATAATTTATTATGATCAATTGGGTTGCGGTAACTCAGATAATCCAAATGACGCTGCGCTTTGGGATTTGGGACGTTACGTCGAAGAAGTAGAACAAGTTAGAAAAGCGTTGCATTTAGACGAATCAAATTTTTATGTATTAGGACATTCTTGGGGTGGAATTTTAGCAATGGAATATACGTTGAAGTACCAACACAATATGAAAGGTCTGATTATTTCCAATATGATGTCGAGTTGTCCTGAATATGGTAGATATGCTGACGAAGTATTAGCCAAACAAATGGATCCAAAAGTGCTAGCAGAAATTAATAAAATTGAAGCTGCGAAAGATTTTGCCAACCCACGCTATATGGAATTATTAATTCCTAATTTCTATGAAAAACACATTCTTCGTTTTCCTTCAAAAGATTGGCCAGAACCGGTAAATCGTTCTTTTGCTAAAATGAATCAATCGTTATATGTGACTATGCAAGGGCCAAGTGAATTTGGTATTTCTGGAAAATTAGAAAAATGGGATAGAAAATCCGATTTGAAAAAAATTACCATTCCTACCTTAGTTATTGGAGCAAAATACGACACAATGGATCCAAATCACATGTCAGCAATGTCAAAATTAGTTCAAAACGGAACCTATTTATTTTGTTCAAAAGGAAGTCATATGGCGTTTTACGATGATCAAAAAACCTATTTTAAAGGTTTGATTGCCTTTTTAAATAAAAGTAACTAA
- a CDS encoding bestrophin family protein, whose amino-acid sequence MTSYNPKDWFSFIFHFSKADTFRKLIPIMIIIGIYSGIIAYLEIEYWHLPDDSHVKNISMMHGMLGFVISLLLAYRTNTAYDRWWEGRKLWGGLVNSSRNLAIKLNAMLVDDNDREFFKKMIPHYATILRKHLNDSDTGKQLFDDVDLEIDHHKHRPNQVANKLFVKVNSLYLSEKITGDQLIIINSELQSFTDICGACERIKNTPIPYSYSAFIKKFIFIYVLTLPFGYVFSLGYFVIPVVVFIFYVLASLELIAEEIEDPFGQDANDLPTKKIAENIKKHIEEIL is encoded by the coding sequence ATGACTTCATACAACCCAAAAGATTGGTTTAGCTTTATTTTTCATTTTAGCAAAGCAGACACTTTCAGGAAATTAATTCCAATTATGATTATTATTGGAATTTATTCAGGAATTATCGCTTATCTTGAAATTGAATATTGGCACTTACCTGATGATAGTCATGTGAAGAATATTTCTATGATGCATGGAATGTTGGGTTTTGTTATTTCATTATTGTTAGCTTACAGAACCAATACTGCTTACGATCGTTGGTGGGAAGGAAGGAAATTATGGGGAGGATTAGTGAACAGTTCCCGTAATTTAGCAATAAAACTTAACGCTATGTTAGTGGATGACAATGATCGTGAATTTTTTAAAAAAATGATTCCGCATTATGCTACTATTCTAAGAAAACATTTAAATGATAGCGATACAGGGAAACAATTATTTGATGATGTCGATTTAGAAATTGACCACCACAAACACCGTCCCAATCAAGTAGCCAATAAATTATTCGTGAAAGTAAATAGTTTGTATCTTTCTGAGAAAATAACGGGAGACCAACTAATTATAATTAATAGCGAATTACAATCGTTTACCGACATATGTGGTGCTTGCGAACGAATAAAAAATACGCCTATACCCTATTCATATAGTGCTTTCATAAAGAAGTTTATCTTTATTTATGTTTTAACATTGCCTTTTGGTTATGTATTTAGTTTAGGATATTTTGTAATTCCAGTAGTAGTTTTTATTTTCTATGTATTGGCAAGTTTAGAATTAATTGCAGAAGAAATCGAAGATCCTTTTGGTCAAGATGCTAATGATTTACCCACTAAAAAAATCGCCGAAAATATCAAGAAACATATTGAAGAAATATTATAA